From the Daucus carota subsp. sativus chromosome 8, DH1 v3.0, whole genome shotgun sequence genome, one window contains:
- the LOC108197230 gene encoding delta(12)-fatty-acid desaturase FAD2 produces the protein MGAGGRMSDPPKAKKTETEALRRAPHEKPPFTIGDLKKAIPAHCFEKSLITSFRYLIQDLLMAYALYYVATNYIDQYLPHPLNYLGWAAYIAVQGCVLTGAWVVGHECDHDAFSDYGWINDLVGLVVHSSLMVPYFSWKISHRRHHANTQSLENDEVYVPRFKSNIRNYYKIFNNPPGRVLVWVTTLLIGFPLYLMFNVSGHKYERWTSHYDPHSPLYTERERKQIIVSDVAILAVIYGLYNLVLAKGFVWVFCVYGGPLLVVNGWFTLITILNHTHPSVPYYDSTEWDWLRGALCTVDRDYGILNKVFHNVCNAHVCHHIFSMIPHYHGLEATEAMKPLLGDYYQYDGTPILKAMYREMKECIYVEKDEGETKGVYWYKKDI, from the coding sequence ATGGGTGCAGGTGGTCGAATGTCGGATCCTCCTAAGGCCAAAAAAACTGAAACAGAAGCACTTCGACGTGCTCCTCATGAGAAACCTCCTTTCACCATAGGTGACCTTAAGAAAGCCATTCCTGCTCATTGCTTTGAAAAATCCCTCATCACTTCTTTTCGTTATCTCATTCAAGATCTCCTCATGGCCTATGCCCTTTACTATGTTGCCACGAATTACATAGACCAGTACCTTCCGCATCCTCTTAATTACTTGGGATGGGCGGCTTACATTGCTGTCCAAGGTTGTGTCTTGACTGGGGCTTGGGTCGTAGGCCATGAGTGTGATCATGATGCCTTCAGTGACTATGGCTGGATCAATGACCTTGTCGGCCTTGTTGTCCACTCTTCTCTCATGGTCCCTTACTTCTCTTGGAAAATTAGCCACAGACGTCACCACGCCAACACTCAATCTCTTGAGAACGACGAGGTTTATGTCCCGAGGTTCAAGTCCAACATCAGGAATTACTACAAAATTTTCAACAACCCACCTGGCCGTGTCCTTGTGTGGGTTACCACACTCCTCATAGGCTTCCCTTTGTACCTGATGTTCAATGTTTCTGGACACAAGTATGAGAGGTGGACTTCACACTATGATCCCCATAGCCCTCTTTACACAGAACGTGAACGCAAACAAATCATTGTTTCTGATGTTGCCATTCTTGCAGTCATCTATGGCCTATACAATCTAGTATTAGCCAAAGGATTTGTCTGGGTTTTCTGTGTTTATGGAGGTCCATTGCTTGTTGTCAATGGATGGTTCACATTGATCACCATCCTCAACCATACTCATCCCTCTGTGCCTTACTACGATTCAACCGAATGGGATTGGTTGAGGGGAGCTCTATGCACTGTCGACAGAGACTATGGAATATTGAACAAGGTGTTCCACAATGTCTGCAATGCTCATGTCTGTCACCACATATTCTCCATGATCCCACATTACCACGGACTCGAAGCCACAGAGGCCATGAAGCCTCTATTGGGTGATTATTATCAGTATGATGGAACTCCAATTCTCAAGGCAATGTACAGAGAAATGAAGGAATGCATTTACGTGGAGAAAGATGAAGGTGAGACTAAAGGAGTCTACTGGTACAAAAAGGATATTTAA